One part of the Terrimicrobium sacchariphilum genome encodes these proteins:
- a CDS encoding tetratricopeptide repeat protein yields the protein MKTSPYLLLILCLCLISARPAMAEAELNQQIADRYELLLIKSPQPGAPFDRVVEWYSTGGGGLEVLQQRWKDAAAKDEGARSSYLLLQGLLAERRRDAEAARNAYRDALALGANPAQAGRLLGALETTEGRFDAAAAAYEKALTVEELPSVDRLDLMRSLALLYQRSFNEDKALAVWRDALIRFPGDQYVLEESGEAFLVAGNYAEARKAFTAMRDAGANDPYRRVAASLRLARTAEAEGKIDEAVSIYDHALEETSEGSWIQRDVRNRIEELFRRKNDLPGLLAYYEKRTNAVPGDYVSLVARAEVLDELGRSSDGVDLMRKAAQLAPDNKDLQLSLVRWLRQIGNTDEAIAEAEKLALAKDAQDDVLILLGDLRWSVYEGTKQDKSRDEALAAWGRIAPSDSQDVARIARLADIFQSHGLTDEAMNQWKRIVTLSPGSSDARQRLAEIYLKRNDKPAAETIVAGLVEGERTRPENYLSLARIQEKFEWFDLARATVRQGLERNPSDYDLLNLSWTLALNAKDRDAVDSLFPQVWAQAPNEFFAEDAAKKYASFLSENDSSQPEGRKMADRLTRDPENPQDAVILLRLALSAQDEKAATKAVEYLKTQGNALRTARAQADFAQAFGSVDDQIASWQAVAVADPRMAVDSLRTAARIQADNGKTDAALATMKQLIEKSPADASLYAYYADIAARSGRMESAVEELRKAVRYVEDATSLRLKLAELLQMQQRNDEAAAVLEEAFVREDRDARRMEIFRRQIEVASQAGRIDELIAKLKERQAKEQGGAKYGAYLAEIYMAQGDTLSARDELERSLGRNPDNASAVSRLRDLSEQGGDQDDVLRLSARLYELEPSTSNRADYIERLFSAGETEKGLEEFGKAREAALKKPGDWSSVLIAMRRAGLDAEADAFIAEVASRPDASIEQRWDMANLRLQQRQFIQAKEAMWQLLSMGSLADALQAVSQDTSANRMYGSSGPWLRYAPFYAIMNGAQGSLQQMFTNYRGRGIYRSYPMMYYPAIGGGNASPVTPEQKAQVMALFTLQRLAFAEGQSKEFQSRLHELLKKNNVPRSLQATIYQVTNDTDGLRAIVAAEADDPSSDLTTARLLIEGSLAEHPDDKERKARITERLEKADPVFACSKMLADTRKEFLETGNTVPAEKREALKKRIQEIRQRPEVSTSPQLQIQLVSLALAGKFFDTAIEILDGMDDKSGNLPADLLTQILMLRNSVLMQAIMADSPLAPDLFVRLIKDASSAQIKTSPFMFRSGMLLRGVRQPYLLIQNSNDLAVGDSELPVATYRTMTQSAGQETAVDRDGKISAWLAKRASTDTLDVYGVAMFYQTWFAGNRDEAIKRLEAVQKKNPTPRGAALLLEAYERSNANDKALAVIDVAEMQDGETAEIRTFRKLRLLRTAGKLDEARALLDKLAKGRVSYTLRDQIANEVNLMGIPVANYQNLAQQPFRTSRSSRGSDPMQETVSRLVNGGRKDEAEKLARQVLQRPFPSANDYQAINQRDFMLRTLYSMKRLDALESELRDQLAENPKDFNTIVRLAEILTLNDSSNIAADLLIKAVDDGVPTGSQLSYAVSRMQRGNGGQEKIAELLCRIIKRNPDELYTGGIQLQEVLQRGDDQKSQELLADTIASLDQKRYDQLFLPQRLSGQYSEVAILPRLAEFSYQAGKTDQAIALLSRAKDESLTNLYQSWPLLIRLMEFQLLQGKKDDARAIMLSLVGDSSQSPAIRSQGGIAGILMNMMQNSYGGGKSTEDQLIRFGKIAEQTDTFQVLMDSLSPKEGQPVMPGISAGLVLRTIYKQPGVVKEWKEIANNKTTTLGYVSPSVLATGLNVLAEQSDGEKTVPALLAKMPDAQYYSGDGQLAFLVQIRPILEKYRDNPKVAKFLESIVGKSLSDPNAVNYLAYSENYPEAVSILIDLGQVDLAQKLFDATATVRSNRNSGRDIVFQTLEAKLNASRGSSSAYQFLCAGTPGADGKLKVFWKASLAVDDSSMSEYYNRKIVQWDSGSFAFGTKQKPLELEILAGPNPLAMERVALVKGPAASGSIDVKAPGSLGLLQARWKRSDGTEGWGPLTAYLQGENLASGNAIPTSIGGAGKDAFSAEQPGPLGPKSAVTLETLSPQTELKVDLASVKITESEEGLAFLGWFGSRSRNGAPSITFRIKTTGGNDSTDGDYISQLSDGMWTQSVKIYSKSDSDRGWSSLPAKAEQFTVTGQFRATNGYNSQWAISGAWSGVQVIRFPWKEQAAEVKALLEEAGKARGKKDFAGATDAYFKALKLSPGQVLRQNSSSVFECAEKAQKLPEMYSLFLAPALYLPNPLTDNRMDLQGDGFLARLVEVASRPDASPSAKEWLQRIQDIPLSESTRFAIDVALLKAAKDNPEKTTPEKLAAFLGWQPEKANIGRLRMLWYSRGSDVYPVKTVLEVIEATNNTAKVRELMKKMPVTADVVASQLMLEAWLAAPTDPQAALTAFNQALAQQKSGQNSVSFGGNMQDWVLRRIALTHPEPGNILAAFTALQGQRSSDPRYAQKTTVEFLYTMSKQETPLGAKFASLWADAEFAGYKIPGYEASRERLGALIRRLQEAQDWERIETLKGLVESSKTIDQGIRQELARLSAVAALRRGDSDIAWPVVWSKPGASPTEATVCWQWNLRDTRPDEGFFDMVTAVSDKPALTEINGQDRVEIYFGEMPNDLKLIGKVDGSAAAGELALDLPAANGFLRAVAVLGDRQVRGPMAVVVSGPPIYPPVDQGLKELLMSGAKPLDASQLFVKGAAPDGSPAVQLGVLGEGDNLSYEGPSFPLPPARFCVSRCWLRRAGNGVATVTTRFQGDAGAGKQEVDLLLAYRSESAGSWVYYTRAVPSLPSHTFWVPYDHLTGVIPCIQSAQPGTQLATWEMIDATDSAYGRWLVELVLLKGQLEKASTPQLVDRLAQLVAVEPLTVLDYHGDWVCRELIKGGKSSALPPLFRTALEAEANPLFARTRPERVYANLFSVIDNPDVPLEVRQQALEIGLASCSKNRLARKISLERRELDLAKVAGKDAEVRTRLKGELLDLVKSGDDQRKTLLGALKEKAVWRDRLVNDLFTIVIALDDETITRGLLSAVSNAKDDSLEAYRRTFAALALEMSLPDPKLDEQWQARVDKGFALTERVQNARDILLWPSVMADTLAAKALFPEMQGTLRQKAFDQLIKLDINKSENAVELTRSAAQLIQADLEKKDTSSAREVSDRLGKRLGEREAKLSDENLRLLLPVLDGLMAEKIIDPGSPLLQRAAKDAADSQTMADAYEKYRP from the coding sequence ATGAAAACTTCCCCGTATCTTCTCCTGATCCTTTGCCTGTGCCTCATCTCGGCCCGGCCGGCGATGGCGGAGGCCGAACTCAATCAGCAGATCGCAGATCGGTATGAGCTGCTCCTCATCAAGTCTCCCCAGCCCGGGGCGCCGTTCGACCGCGTGGTGGAGTGGTACTCGACCGGAGGCGGTGGACTCGAGGTGCTGCAGCAACGCTGGAAGGATGCCGCAGCGAAGGACGAAGGGGCAAGGTCCTCCTACCTGCTGCTCCAGGGACTGCTCGCCGAGAGACGCCGCGATGCCGAGGCTGCTCGCAATGCCTACCGGGACGCGCTGGCGCTGGGGGCGAATCCTGCCCAGGCCGGACGGCTGCTCGGAGCTCTGGAAACCACTGAGGGGCGCTTTGATGCCGCTGCCGCCGCCTATGAAAAGGCGCTCACCGTTGAGGAACTGCCCTCCGTCGATCGGCTCGATCTCATGCGCTCACTCGCCTTGCTTTACCAGCGCTCTTTCAATGAGGACAAGGCTCTCGCGGTGTGGCGGGATGCGCTTATCCGGTTTCCTGGCGATCAGTATGTGCTCGAGGAGTCCGGTGAAGCCTTTCTGGTGGCTGGCAACTATGCCGAGGCTCGCAAGGCATTCACCGCGATGCGTGACGCTGGCGCCAATGATCCATATCGCCGCGTAGCAGCATCGTTGCGTCTCGCCCGCACGGCCGAGGCCGAGGGAAAAATCGATGAGGCTGTAAGCATCTACGATCACGCGCTGGAAGAGACGAGCGAGGGAAGCTGGATTCAGCGCGATGTCCGGAACCGAATCGAGGAACTCTTCCGCCGGAAAAATGACCTTCCCGGCCTGCTGGCGTACTACGAGAAGCGCACCAACGCTGTTCCAGGCGACTACGTCTCCCTGGTAGCTCGCGCCGAGGTGCTCGATGAGCTCGGGCGGAGCAGCGACGGAGTGGACCTGATGCGAAAGGCGGCGCAACTTGCCCCGGACAACAAGGACCTTCAGCTTTCTCTCGTTCGCTGGCTCAGGCAGATCGGCAATACCGATGAAGCCATCGCCGAGGCGGAAAAGCTCGCCCTTGCCAAGGACGCCCAGGACGATGTGCTCATCCTGCTCGGTGACCTGCGGTGGAGCGTCTACGAGGGAACGAAACAGGATAAGTCTCGCGACGAAGCACTTGCTGCCTGGGGCCGCATCGCTCCCTCCGATTCGCAGGATGTCGCCCGGATCGCTCGGCTGGCAGACATCTTTCAGTCTCATGGCCTGACCGATGAGGCAATGAATCAATGGAAACGCATCGTCACGCTCTCTCCCGGCTCGTCCGATGCCCGCCAGCGGCTCGCGGAGATTTACCTGAAGCGTAACGACAAACCGGCGGCGGAAACCATCGTGGCCGGACTCGTCGAGGGCGAGCGTACCCGGCCGGAGAATTACCTTTCCCTGGCACGCATCCAGGAGAAGTTTGAGTGGTTCGATCTGGCCCGTGCGACGGTTCGGCAAGGGCTGGAACGAAATCCCTCGGATTACGATCTGCTCAATCTCTCGTGGACCCTTGCGCTCAACGCCAAGGATCGAGATGCCGTGGACTCGCTGTTTCCCCAGGTTTGGGCGCAGGCTCCGAATGAGTTCTTCGCCGAGGACGCGGCGAAGAAATATGCCTCCTTCCTGTCGGAAAACGACTCGTCCCAGCCGGAAGGGCGAAAGATGGCCGATCGCCTGACCCGCGATCCGGAGAATCCGCAGGATGCCGTTATCCTTCTCCGGCTCGCCTTGTCGGCGCAGGATGAAAAGGCGGCGACGAAGGCCGTGGAGTACCTGAAAACCCAGGGCAATGCCTTGCGCACGGCGCGAGCGCAGGCAGACTTCGCCCAGGCTTTCGGATCCGTCGACGACCAGATTGCCTCATGGCAGGCTGTAGCGGTGGCAGATCCACGCATGGCCGTCGATAGTTTGAGGACAGCCGCCCGCATCCAGGCGGACAACGGGAAGACCGATGCGGCGCTGGCGACCATGAAGCAGCTGATCGAGAAATCCCCCGCAGATGCCTCACTCTATGCCTATTATGCCGATATAGCGGCTCGCTCGGGACGTATGGAGTCTGCCGTGGAGGAACTCCGCAAGGCTGTGCGTTATGTCGAGGATGCCACCAGTCTGCGACTCAAGCTTGCAGAGTTGCTGCAAATGCAGCAGCGAAACGATGAGGCGGCCGCGGTACTGGAGGAGGCTTTTGTCCGGGAGGATCGTGATGCGCGGCGCATGGAGATCTTTCGCCGACAGATCGAGGTTGCCAGCCAGGCGGGACGGATTGATGAACTGATCGCCAAGCTGAAGGAACGTCAGGCCAAGGAGCAGGGCGGAGCAAAGTATGGAGCTTATCTCGCCGAGATCTACATGGCCCAGGGCGATACACTTTCGGCCCGGGACGAACTCGAGAGGAGCCTTGGACGTAATCCCGATAACGCATCCGCGGTCTCTCGACTACGTGATCTTTCCGAGCAGGGCGGGGACCAGGATGACGTATTGCGCCTTTCCGCGCGGCTTTACGAACTGGAGCCGAGCACAAGCAACCGGGCAGACTATATCGAGCGCCTTTTCAGCGCAGGGGAAACGGAAAAAGGACTTGAGGAGTTTGGGAAGGCCCGCGAGGCAGCTTTGAAGAAGCCCGGCGATTGGAGTTCCGTCCTCATCGCCATGCGGCGCGCCGGATTGGATGCCGAGGCGGATGCATTCATCGCCGAGGTCGCGAGTCGGCCGGATGCGTCGATCGAGCAGCGCTGGGATATGGCCAATCTCCGCCTGCAGCAACGGCAGTTCATCCAGGCCAAGGAAGCGATGTGGCAGCTCCTTTCAATGGGTAGCCTCGCGGATGCCCTGCAGGCGGTTTCGCAGGACACCTCGGCCAATCGGATGTACGGGTCGTCCGGCCCGTGGTTGCGATATGCTCCCTTTTACGCAATCATGAACGGGGCGCAAGGGTCGCTCCAGCAGATGTTCACCAACTATCGGGGCAGAGGAATTTATCGCTCTTATCCGATGATGTACTACCCCGCGATAGGAGGAGGTAATGCGTCTCCGGTCACTCCCGAGCAAAAAGCCCAGGTCATGGCGCTTTTCACGCTCCAGCGTCTTGCTTTCGCCGAGGGGCAGTCGAAGGAGTTTCAATCCAGGCTGCATGAGTTGCTAAAAAAGAATAATGTTCCCCGAAGCCTTCAGGCGACGATCTATCAGGTGACGAATGATACCGACGGATTGCGCGCCATTGTCGCCGCAGAAGCGGATGATCCGAGCAGCGACCTGACGACCGCCCGGCTCCTGATTGAAGGGAGCCTTGCCGAGCATCCGGATGACAAGGAACGGAAAGCCCGCATCACCGAACGTCTGGAAAAGGCTGATCCGGTCTTTGCCTGCAGCAAGATGCTGGCCGACACCCGCAAGGAGTTCCTTGAGACGGGGAACACCGTTCCCGCAGAGAAGCGCGAGGCGTTGAAAAAGCGGATTCAGGAGATCCGCCAGCGGCCGGAGGTATCGACTTCTCCTCAGCTCCAGATACAGCTGGTGTCCCTGGCCCTGGCGGGGAAGTTCTTTGATACGGCGATCGAGATATTGGATGGCATGGACGACAAGTCGGGAAACTTGCCGGCGGATTTGCTGACGCAGATTCTGATGCTGCGCAACTCGGTCCTGATGCAGGCCATCATGGCGGACAGCCCGCTCGCCCCCGATCTCTTTGTCCGTTTGATCAAGGATGCGTCCTCGGCGCAGATAAAGACGTCGCCGTTTATGTTCCGCTCCGGCATGCTCCTGCGTGGAGTCCGCCAACCGTATCTCCTCATACAAAACTCGAACGATCTGGCGGTGGGCGACAGCGAGCTGCCGGTCGCGACCTATCGGACCATGACTCAGTCCGCCGGCCAGGAAACGGCAGTCGACCGGGATGGGAAGATAAGCGCCTGGCTCGCGAAGCGAGCCTCAACGGACACGCTCGACGTCTACGGGGTGGCGATGTTTTACCAGACGTGGTTCGCGGGAAATCGCGATGAAGCCATCAAGCGCCTGGAGGCGGTCCAGAAAAAGAACCCGACACCCCGTGGTGCAGCGTTGCTGCTGGAAGCCTATGAACGCTCGAACGCCAACGACAAGGCTCTCGCAGTCATCGATGTCGCTGAGATGCAGGACGGAGAGACCGCGGAGATTCGGACCTTCCGCAAGCTCCGGCTGTTGAGAACTGCCGGAAAACTTGACGAGGCCCGTGCTCTGCTCGACAAGCTGGCCAAGGGGCGAGTCTCCTACACGCTGCGTGACCAGATTGCCAACGAGGTGAATCTCATGGGCATCCCGGTGGCCAATTATCAGAATCTTGCCCAGCAGCCCTTCCGGACGTCTCGAAGCTCACGCGGGTCAGATCCCATGCAGGAAACGGTGTCCCGGCTGGTGAATGGAGGACGGAAGGATGAGGCGGAGAAGCTCGCCCGGCAGGTGCTGCAGCGTCCGTTCCCTTCGGCGAACGATTATCAGGCGATCAATCAGCGAGACTTCATGTTGCGGACTTTATATTCCATGAAGCGCCTCGATGCGCTCGAGTCGGAACTCCGTGATCAGCTGGCGGAAAATCCCAAGGATTTTAACACAATCGTGCGGCTCGCCGAGATTCTTACTCTGAATGACTCGTCCAATATCGCTGCGGATCTCCTGATAAAGGCAGTGGACGATGGAGTTCCTACGGGTTCGCAGCTCAGCTATGCCGTGTCGCGCATGCAGCGAGGTAATGGCGGGCAGGAGAAGATTGCGGAACTGCTCTGCCGGATCATCAAGCGTAATCCGGATGAACTCTACACCGGCGGAATCCAGCTTCAGGAAGTCCTGCAGCGTGGCGATGACCAGAAAAGCCAGGAGTTGCTGGCCGACACAATCGCCAGTCTCGACCAGAAGCGTTACGATCAGCTCTTTCTACCGCAAAGGCTCTCTGGACAGTATTCGGAAGTGGCAATACTTCCGCGACTCGCTGAGTTTTCCTATCAGGCAGGCAAGACCGATCAGGCCATCGCCCTGCTGTCCCGGGCAAAGGACGAGTCTCTGACCAATCTCTATCAAAGCTGGCCGCTCCTCATCCGGTTGATGGAGTTTCAACTCCTTCAGGGAAAGAAGGACGACGCACGGGCCATCATGCTTTCACTCGTGGGAGACTCCTCCCAGTCGCCGGCGATAAGGTCCCAAGGTGGCATTGCCGGCATCCTGATGAACATGATGCAGAACTCCTATGGAGGAGGAAAGTCCACGGAGGATCAATTGATACGGTTCGGCAAGATAGCCGAGCAGACTGATACCTTCCAGGTTCTCATGGACAGTCTTTCTCCCAAGGAAGGTCAGCCAGTCATGCCGGGCATCTCTGCGGGATTGGTCCTGCGGACGATCTACAAGCAGCCTGGAGTGGTCAAGGAGTGGAAGGAAATCGCCAATAACAAGACGACTACCCTGGGATATGTGAGTCCCTCTGTCCTCGCAACAGGGCTGAACGTGCTCGCGGAGCAGAGTGATGGGGAAAAGACCGTTCCCGCTCTCCTGGCGAAGATGCCGGATGCGCAATATTACTCAGGAGACGGCCAGTTGGCCTTCCTGGTTCAGATCCGTCCGATCCTGGAGAAGTATCGCGACAATCCCAAGGTGGCCAAGTTCCTCGAAAGTATCGTGGGCAAGAGCCTTTCCGACCCGAACGCAGTGAACTACCTTGCCTATTCGGAGAACTATCCTGAGGCCGTAAGCATTTTGATTGATCTGGGTCAGGTCGATCTGGCGCAAAAGCTCTTTGATGCCACGGCCACCGTCCGGTCGAACCGCAATAGCGGGCGGGATATTGTTTTTCAGACGCTTGAAGCCAAGCTGAATGCCTCCCGTGGCAGTTCCAGCGCCTATCAGTTTCTCTGTGCCGGAACACCCGGTGCGGATGGCAAATTGAAAGTATTCTGGAAAGCCAGTCTCGCTGTCGACGATAGCAGCATGTCGGAGTATTATAATCGCAAAATTGTACAGTGGGATTCCGGCAGCTTTGCCTTTGGTACGAAGCAGAAGCCGTTGGAACTCGAGATCCTGGCCGGGCCGAATCCTCTGGCAATGGAGCGTGTCGCACTCGTCAAGGGACCGGCTGCCTCGGGCAGCATTGACGTGAAGGCGCCAGGTTCACTGGGTCTGCTCCAGGCGCGATGGAAGCGTTCGGATGGCACCGAGGGATGGGGCCCCCTGACGGCTTATTTACAGGGTGAGAATCTGGCATCGGGTAATGCCATTCCCACCTCGATCGGAGGTGCGGGTAAGGATGCATTCAGCGCGGAACAGCCGGGTCCGCTCGGGCCAAAATCTGCCGTGACGTTGGAAACCTTGTCGCCGCAGACGGAGCTTAAGGTCGACCTCGCCTCAGTGAAGATTACCGAGTCGGAGGAGGGACTCGCTTTTCTCGGCTGGTTTGGGTCCAGATCCCGCAATGGTGCTCCGTCCATTACGTTTCGCATAAAGACCACCGGGGGAAATGACTCCACCGATGGCGACTACATCTCTCAGCTTTCCGACGGCATGTGGACGCAATCGGTGAAGATCTATAGCAAAAGCGACAGTGACCGCGGTTGGTCTTCTCTTCCGGCCAAGGCCGAGCAATTCACTGTCACCGGGCAGTTTCGTGCTACAAACGGGTATAACAGCCAATGGGCGATTTCCGGGGCGTGGTCCGGAGTGCAGGTGATCCGTTTTCCCTGGAAGGAACAGGCTGCGGAGGTCAAGGCCCTGCTCGAGGAAGCCGGAAAGGCCAGGGGAAAGAAGGATTTTGCAGGGGCGACCGATGCCTACTTCAAGGCGTTGAAACTCAGTCCTGGCCAGGTGTTGCGTCAAAACAGCTCCTCGGTTTTTGAGTGTGCGGAGAAGGCGCAGAAGCTTCCTGAGATGTATAGTCTGTTCCTCGCGCCGGCATTGTACCTTCCCAATCCATTGACGGACAATCGTATGGACCTGCAGGGGGACGGGTTCCTTGCCCGATTGGTGGAGGTCGCTTCGCGTCCGGATGCTTCACCCTCTGCAAAGGAGTGGCTGCAGCGGATTCAGGACATTCCTCTTTCAGAGAGCACGCGATTTGCCATCGATGTCGCCCTGCTGAAAGCAGCCAAGGATAATCCGGAAAAGACTACGCCCGAGAAGCTGGCCGCATTCCTGGGCTGGCAGCCGGAAAAGGCGAATATTGGACGCTTGCGTATGCTTTGGTACTCGCGTGGCAGCGATGTCTATCCGGTCAAGACCGTTCTGGAGGTCATTGAAGCGACGAACAATACCGCGAAGGTGCGGGAGTTGATGAAGAAAATGCCGGTGACGGCGGATGTTGTCGCGTCGCAGCTGATGTTGGAGGCATGGCTGGCCGCACCGACAGACCCGCAGGCTGCGCTGACGGCATTCAACCAGGCTCTCGCCCAGCAAAAATCCGGCCAGAACTCGGTGAGCTTCGGTGGCAACATGCAGGACTGGGTCTTGCGGCGCATCGCGCTTACGCATCCGGAGCCGGGCAATATCCTGGCAGCCTTTACCGCACTACAGGGTCAGCGCAGCTCCGATCCGAGGTATGCACAAAAGACCACGGTGGAGTTTCTGTACACCATGAGCAAGCAGGAGACGCCGTTGGGAGCCAAATTTGCCTCGCTGTGGGCGGATGCGGAGTTTGCGGGCTACAAGATTCCCGGATATGAGGCATCCCGTGAACGACTGGGTGCGTTGATTCGGCGGTTGCAGGAAGCGCAGGATTGGGAGCGGATAGAGACTCTCAAAGGCCTCGTGGAATCGAGCAAGACCATCGATCAGGGAATCCGGCAGGAGTTGGCCCGTCTGAGCGCCGTCGCGGCCTTGAGGCGTGGCGATAGTGACATTGCCTGGCCCGTGGTATGGAGCAAGCCGGGAGCGAGTCCGACCGAGGCGACGGTCTGCTGGCAGTGGAATCTCCGCGACACGCGCCCGGACGAGGGATTCTTTGATATGGTGACTGCGGTGTCGGACAAGCCCGCTCTGACCGAGATCAATGGGCAGGACCGTGTGGAGATTTATTTCGGAGAGATGCCGAATGACTTGAAGCTCATCGGCAAGGTGGATGGAAGTGCTGCGGCTGGCGAACTCGCCCTGGATCTCCCAGCGGCAAATGGATTCCTGCGCGCAGTGGCTGTGCTGGGAGACCGACAGGTCCGTGGTCCCATGGCTGTGGTTGTTTCAGGCCCGCCCATCTATCCACCCGTGGACCAGGGGCTGAAAGAGCTCCTCATGAGCGGCGCGAAGCCGCTCGACGCATCGCAGCTCTTCGTAAAGGGAGCCGCTCCAGATGGCTCCCCGGCGGTCCAGCTTGGTGTGCTGGGAGAGGGGGATAACCTGAGCTACGAGGGGCCGTCCTTTCCCCTGCCTCCGGCTCGCTTCTGTGTTTCCCGATGCTGGTTGCGCCGCGCGGGAAATGGCGTTGCCACCGTCACCACGCGGTTCCAGGGAGATGCGGGTGCTGGCAAGCAGGAGGTGGATTTGCTCCTTGCATATCGGTCGGAGTCCGCTGGCTCCTGGGTCTACTACACCCGAGCCGTGCCGAGCCTGCCGTCACACACGTTCTGGGTTCCCTACGATCACCTTACCGGAGTGATCCCCTGCATCCAGTCGGCGCAGCCTGGAACGCAACTGGCTACTTGGGAGATGATCGATGCGACAGATTCCGCGTACGGTAGGTGGCTTGTTGAACTCGTGCTCCTGAAAGGGCAGCTTGAGAAGGCCTCGACGCCACAACTGGTCGATCGCCTTGCCCAGTTGGTGGCGGTGGAGCCGCTCACAGTGCTGGACTATCACGGGGACTGGGTTTGCCGGGAACTGATCAAGGGAGGAAAATCCTCCGCGCTGCCGCCGCTGTTTCGGACGGCGCTCGAAGCTGAAGCAAATCCGTTGTTTGCCCGCACCCGCCCCGAGCGAGTATATGCCAATCTCTTTTCCGTGATCGACAATCCGGACGTGCCGCTTGAGGTACGGCAGCAGGCGCTCGAGATCGGTCTGGCATCTTGCAGCAAGAATCGGCTGGCACGGAAGATCTCGCTCGAGCGCCGTGAACTCGATCTCGCCAAGGTCGCCGGAAAGGACGCGGAAGTTCGGACCCGTCTCAAGGGCGAGTTGCTCGATCTCGTGAAATCCGGCGACGATCAACGAAAGACCCTGCTGGGTGCACTGAAGGAAAAAGCCGTCTGGCGGGACCGCCTCGTGAACGATCTCTTCACCATCGTCATCGCATTGGACGATGAAACGATTACCCGGGGTCTGCTCTCTGCCGTATCCAACGCCAAGGATGACAGCCTGGAGGCTTATCGCCGGACTTTTGCCGCTCTTGCCCTCGAGATGAGTCTGCCGGACCCCAAGCTCGACGAGCAATGGCAGGCCCGAGTGGATAAAGGATTCGCCCTGACAGAACGAGTCCAGAATGCCCGCGACATCCTGCTATGGCCGTCGGTCATGGCGGACACGCTAGCTGCCAAGGCTCTCTTCCCCGAGATGCAAGGGACCCTTCGGCAGAAGGCTTTCGATCAACTGATCAAACTCGATATCAACAAGTCCGAAAACGCAGTCGAGTTGACCCGTTCAGCTGCGCAGCTCATTCAGGCCGACCTCGAGAAAAAGGACACCTCCAGCGCCAGGGAGGTCTCCGACCGGCTGGGCAAGCGATTGGGCGAGCGTGAAGCCAAGCTATCCGATGAAAACCTGCGGCTCTTGCTGCCGGTACTAGACGGTCTCATGGCGGAGAAGATCATCGATCCCGGTTCGCCCCTGCTCCAGCGGGCAGCCAAAGATGCCGCTGATTCGCAGACCATGGCAGACGCCTATGAAAAATATCGGCCCTAG
- a CDS encoding serine hydrolase domain-containing protein yields the protein MHSADRDLQALLDSYTSTGRERGLQLAVYKDGKLVVDLSSGIANVETGEKVTSHTLFPVFSVSKGIAATIVHRLVARGLLAYDEPLATWWPEFGCLGKEEITLADVLSHSAGMQNIPAGTKWADLADWSGMCRKLAESSPIFPPGTAVEYHAITYGWLVGEPACRVTGCDFPALLRREILEPLGLSELFIGNDQPWTLPISLLEEEGGSVDVPDPETPRSIPVWLLPLASLMNDPDAQRACMPASSGLATARAIARHYAALLPGGVDGVRLLDDEALNRVVTRHPPRLAPDVESGFGLGYHVETITGSTGGKIRSFGHGGHGGSKGFADIESGLAISLTKNKLSADPHAQEIIDGVRSLLG from the coding sequence ATGCACTCTGCCGATCGCGACCTTCAGGCTTTGTTGGACAGTTACACCTCGACGGGAAGGGAGCGAGGGCTGCAACTGGCGGTTTATAAGGATGGCAAGCTCGTCGTTGATCTGAGCTCGGGGATTGCCAATGTCGAGACCGGCGAAAAAGTCACCAGCCACACGCTCTTCCCGGTCTTCTCCGTTTCCAAGGGCATCGCGGCGACGATCGTTCACCGGTTGGTGGCGAGGGGATTGCTGGCTTATGATGAACCGCTCGCCACGTGGTGGCCGGAGTTTGGCTGCCTCGGCAAGGAGGAAATCACGCTCGCCGATGTCCTGAGCCACTCCGCGGGAATGCAAAACATCCCGGCGGGAACGAAATGGGCCGATCTGGCCGACTGGTCCGGCATGTGCCGCAAACTGGCGGAGTCCAGCCCGATATTTCCCCCGGGAACCGCGGTGGAGTATCATGCCATCACGTACGGTTGGCTGGTCGGGGAACCTGCCTGTCGGGTGACGGGGTGCGATTTCCCGGCGCTATTGAGGCGTGAAATTCTCGAGCCTCTTGGCCTGTCGGAACTCTTTATCGGCAACGATCAGCCCTGGACTCTCCCGATCTCGCTGCTCGAGGAGGAGGGGGGCTCCGTCGATGTTCCCGATCCGGAGACCCCGAGATCGATACCGGTGTGGCTGCTGCCGCTTGCGTCGCTGATGAATGACCCGGATGCCCAGCGCGCCTGCATGCCCGCATCGAGCGGTCTGGCTACGGCGCGGGCGATTGCTCGGCATTATGCCGCCCTTCTTCCCGGAGGAGTCGATGGCGTGCGCTTGCTGGATGATGAGGCGTTGAATCGTGTGGTGACACGGCATCCGCCTCGGCTGGCGCCGGACGTGGAGAGCGGCTTTGGTCTAGGGTATCATGTCGAGACCATTACCGGTTCCACAGGCGGGAAGATTCGGTCGTTTGGCCATGGGGGGCATGGAGGCTCGAAGGGATTTGCCGACATAGAAAGCGGGCTGGCGATCAGCTTGACCAAGAACAAACTGAGCGCAGACCCGCATGCGCAGGAGATCATTGACGGGGTGAGAAGCCTCCTGGGATAG